The Sphingobacteriales bacterium genomic interval CACTTTCCCCGAATACCAATGAAGCATGATAAATGGCATTGTGAATTTCAGAATATGGAATTTTAAGCTGAAAAGGTTGAAGTTTAGATGGAAGCGGCCTTTCTGAGGTAATAAATACTTTGGCAAATTTTGATAATTCTTCAGCAACTTTTATTTGACCTTCAGCGGTTATTCCTTTTATCCCAACATCATGGCTGGATACTCTTGAAACGAATCGAATCAAAATATATTGCTGCCCCTCAGGTAAATTTAATAACCCAAAAATATTATTGACGGGGACAAAATAATGAGGATGGAGATAGGCAAGCTCATGATAAGCTTTATAACGTTTTTGCTTTCTGCCATAGTTTTTCCTGAGGCATTCAGGAGTCAGAATAATATCTGTAAATGGTCTGTAAAGTAAACTTTGATCTGCATTCCCTGTATCTTCAAGTGTTATGCACTTTTTCCCCAGCAAAAATGCCGTATGGGCAGCATAAATTGAACTATGGCTGATAAAAATATCGGGTTTAATCGATTTAGAATACTTATAAAGTAAATAATCGTATTCCAGCAGGTTTTTTAATTTTCCTGTAAGCCCGGGGTGGTTATTGCCCAAATGCTTAAATTCAATTTT includes:
- a CDS encoding DUF354 domain-containing protein, producing MPSVLVDIGHPAHVHLFKHLIKRLQRHGVEVFVTARKKDISIELLEEEKIEFKHLGNNHPGLTGKLKNLLEYDYLLYKYSKSIKPDIFISHSSIYAAHTAFLLGKKCITLEDTGNADQSLLYRPFTDIILTPECLRKNYGRKQKRYKAYHELAYLHPHYFVPVNNIFGLLNLPEGQQYILIRFVSRVSSHDVGIKGITAEGQIKVAEELSKFAKVFITSERPLPSKLQPFQLKIPYSEIHNAIYHASLVFGESATMSSEAAVLGTPSVFFDKIGRYYTQEQEEKYGLVFNFTRNQYDLDKALEKAKEILTSPHSREYWREKSKKLVEDSISLTDFMFDLVISELKK